From a single Euzebyales bacterium genomic region:
- a CDS encoding Rid family hydrolase, protein MARSPHEIVNPPQLLPPVGFSHAVVSGSGRTVHVGGQTGHRGDGSLPHGLLAQFDQAAANLAIALAAAGARPEHLVSMQVVVTDAEAYRADPRALGATYQRHLGRHYPAMALFEVSQLFDEHAMVELVAVAVVPDGHG, encoded by the coding sequence GTGGCACGCTCGCCCCACGAGATCGTCAACCCCCCGCAGCTGCTGCCGCCTGTCGGCTTCTCGCACGCCGTCGTGTCGGGTTCCGGACGGACCGTCCACGTCGGCGGCCAGACGGGTCACCGCGGCGACGGATCGCTGCCGCACGGCCTGCTGGCCCAGTTCGACCAGGCGGCGGCCAACCTCGCCATCGCGCTGGCCGCCGCGGGAGCGCGTCCGGAGCACCTCGTGTCGATGCAGGTGGTCGTGACCGACGCCGAGGCCTACCGCGCGGACCCGCGGGCCCTCGGCGCGACGTACCAGCGGCACCTCGGCCGTCACTACCCGGCCATGGCGCTGTTCGAGGTGTCCCAGCTGTTCGACGAGCACGCGATGGTCGAGCTCGTCGCGGTGGCCGTCGTCCCGGATGGGCATGGCTGA